The proteins below are encoded in one region of Pieris rapae chromosome W, ilPieRapa1.1, whole genome shotgun sequence:
- the LOC123690432 gene encoding vacuolar protein sorting-associated protein 53 homolog — MNPFKSTGHIGKFSQKDSGPEVQLHFPSSVMSRIEELMGGSEHFDSDEFDAVAYINRVFPTEQSLSGVEAAASRCEFRLAAVQHDIRRLVQAQHDQRKAGHQALLEAQKCISELSLQVADINKKSERSEGMVREITSEIKQLDCAKWNLTAAITALNHLHMLAGGAASLRTLAQNRQYKELVLPLQAIMEVLQHLENYRDIRELNALREEVHSIRANLAEQILADFRQAFTGGSKSTISQRTLSEACGVVDALEPKVRQDLLKWFIGLQLQEYEHLFSPEQECAWLPQIAKRYSWLKKHLLAVEQTKGAIFPAAWRLSERIAHHFCMITRESLTSLMSSRRNEIDCKLLLYAIQQTHNFELLLHKRFIGTELGPEAEANSEVISFDDYIENLEDVTSHRSPWVGVVGGCFEEHLSLYISSLDNNLRSLMDRFIQEAKNIEIGDCEGSGSGGVLASCADLFLFYKKCLAQCATLSTREPMLELSAVFGKYLREYAGSVLQNALPRNNSNTVNNIVTNIHTFLKDESAVRYTKQEISKITSVITTSEYCLETTVHLEQKLKEKIHPSLSNKIDLGPEQDLFHKMISTCIQILVQDLELACEPALSSMTKISWLHFDTVGDQSSYVTQAIMHLKNSIPILRDNLASSRKYFTQFCIRFANSFIPKFIQNIYKCKPISTVGSEQLLLDTHMLKTVLLELPSLGSDVKRQAPTTYTKVVIKLMTKAEMILKLVMAPLDNNLEGFVAQFLQLLPDSTLVEFHKVLDMKGAKLSKSQLSSLDALFKETSRSYSETVK; from the exons atGAACC cATTCAAATCGACGggtcatattggaaagtttagcCAAAAAGATAGTGGTCCTGAGGTTCAATTACACTTTCCCTCCTCAGTGATGAGTAGAATTGAGGAATTAATGGGCGGAAGTGAACATTTCGACAGCGACGAA tttGATGCAGTAGCCTACATCAATCGAGTGTTTCCAACGGAACAGTCATTATCAGGGGTTGAGGCGGCAGCCTCTAGATGTGAATTCCGTTTAGCAGCTGTTCAACATGACATCCGGAGGTTGGTACAGGCCCAACACGATCAAAGGAAAGCCGGCCACCAGGCATTGCTGGAAGCCCAGAAGTGCATCTCGGAGTTGTCATTACAG GTAGCGGATATAAACAAGAAATCAGAACGCAGTGAAGGTATGGTTCGCGAGATCACATCTGAAATAAAGCAATTGGATTGTGCGAAGTGGAATTTGACGGCAGCCATCACGGCGCTGAACCATCTTCATATGTTGGCCGGTGGAGCCGCATCTTTGAGGACATTGGCACAGAATCGACAGTATAAAGAACTCGTCTTGCCATTGCAAGCCATTATGGAG GTGCTCCAACATTTAGAGAATTATCGCGATATTCGCGAATTGAACGCTCTAAGAGAAGAAGTCCACTCGATTCGTGCGAATCTCGCTGAACAAATATTGGCGGATTTTAGACAGGCCTTCACTG GTGGAAGTAAAAGCACCATTTCCCAACGTACATTGAGTGAGGCCTGCGGAGTCGTCGATGCGTTGGAGCCCAAAGTGCGGCAAGATCTGCTCAAATGGTTCATAGGACTGCAATTACAG GAGTATGAACACCTGTTTTCCCCTGAACAAGAGTGCGCGTGGTTGCCCCAAATAGCGAAGCGATACTCCTGGCTCAAGAAGCACCTGCTGGCCGTCGAGCAGACCAAAGGTGCTATATTCCCAGCGGCATGGCGGCTCAGCGAGAGGATCGCTCATCACTTTTGCATG ataaccCGGGAAAGTCTAACTTCCCTAATGTCGTCCCGTAGGAATGAAATCGACTGCAAATTATTGCTTTATGCGATACAACAGACGCACAATTTCGAATTATTACTTCATAAACGTTTTATTG GCACAGAGTTGGGACCAGAAGCGGAAGCTAATTCGGAAGTCATCTCCTTTGATGATTATATTGAG aatcTCGAAGATGTGACGTCACACAGGAGTCCATGGGTGGGTGTGGTCGGAGGATGCTTTGAAGAGCATCTTTCCCTTTACATAAGCAGTCTTGATAATAATCTCCGGTCGCTCATGGATCGGTTTATTCAG GAAGCTAAGAATATAGAAATTGGTGACTGCGAGGGAAGTGGATCGGGAGGAGTGTTGGCAAGTTGTGCGGATCTCTTTCTCTTTTATAAGAAATGCCTCGCACAATGCGCCACTCTGTCTACGAGGGAACCGATGTTAG AATTGTCGGCCGTGTTCGGGAAATATCTCCGCGAGTACGCGGGCTCGGTCCTCCAGAATGCATTACCGAGGAATAATTCGAACACAGTCAACAATATTGTCACGAACATACACACATTTCTGAAGGACGAGAGTGCTGTGag ATATACGAAGCAGGAAATCTCGAAGATCACAAGCGTAATAACAACGTCGGAGTACTGTTTGGAGACGACAGTTCATCTCGAGCAAAAGTTGAAGGAAAAGATTCACCCGAGTCTGTCCAATAAAATCGATTTGGGCCCGGAACAGgatttatttcacaaaatgATCAGCACCTGCATTCAAATCCTAGTCCAAGATCTGGAGTTGGCCTGCGAGCCGGCCCTGTCCTCCATGACCAAAATATCCTGGCTCCACTTCGACACGGTCGGCGACCAGAGTTCGTACGTCACTCAGGCCATCATGCATTTGAAGAACTCGATCCCGATCCTGAGAGACAATCTCGCCTCGTCCCGAAAGTATTTCACCCAGTTCTGCATCAGATTCGCCAATTCCTTCATTCCGAAATTCATTCAGAACATCTACAAGTGCAAGCCGATCTCCACCGTCGGCTCCGAGCAGTTGCTTCTCGACACGCACATGCTGAAGACGGTGCTCCTGGAGCTGCCCTCCCTCGGCTCGGACGTCAAACGCCAAGCGCCGACGACCTACACGAAAGTCGTCATCAAACTGATGACGAAAGCGGAGATGATTCTGAAGCTGGTCATGGCGCCGTTGGATAATAACTTGGAGGGTTTTGTGGCCCAGTTCCTGCAATTGTTGCCGGATAGCACGCTGGTGGAGTTCCATAAAGTGCTGGATATGAAGGGAGCCAAATTGAGTAAGAGCCAGTTGAGCAGTTTGGACGCTCTTTTTAAGGAGACATCGAGGAGTTATAGTGAGActgttaaataa
- the LOC123690472 gene encoding MATH and LRR domain-containing protein PFE0570w-like, producing the protein MEVGAVKQAFNNEVINLKKNLNQAKIQTIHKLTRKAKTFTERKTPEALKLKLERKAKSAVNEVLIIKKLKPRDIARFTLTHSGKLSDYLNKSEVDQNKACARLLLHKALQEKYKMIRERFGNLSIDDLLMSRQERKKIKKDLRDKQKEKRNAKLKKETKVEKESEDIDGPNYIQHNLEVEKINVDKASEHDSSDDAEIRENEKNSSEPDLIEKGNCHTHSSNDNDSDDGNINVNNDLGKFIIPPPDDTDMSENENISSEPNLIIEEGNSPAHSSSYINSDDGKMDVGKFIRPPPDEGSIQSAQNNHSMIGNKVIQEKSYPKTQDRKLKLDKRKENKNKNINEKILNRNFKKKTEDMPQVVKVVDPFFVTSTGDNYLSLAEPRAPDEIKEVHKQGNRQYRRAVMFGHVPKIKPKKNNYEKFNQNNSKFKQNGFIDTTSDSQFNRKGKSFNNIVNESNKIEEKPEKLHPSWEAKKKHSTIVPFQGKKIVFNDS; encoded by the coding sequence ATGGAAGTTGGAGCAGTGAAACAGGCATTTAATAATgaggttattaatttaaagaagaaTTTAAATCAAGCAAAGATTCAAACTATTCATAAGCTAACCAGAAAAGCGAAAACTTTTACTGAAAGAAAAACTCCAGAAGctttaaaattgaaacttGAAAGGAAAGCTAAATCAGCTGTTAATGAagtcttaataataaagaaacttaAGCCTCGAGACATTGCAAGATTTACCTTAACTCATTCAGGCAAACTTAGTGACTATCTTAACAAATCAGAAGTGGATCAAAACAAAGCATGTGCTAGGCTTCTATTACATAAAGCCTTACAAGAGAAGTATAAAATGATAAGAGAAAGATTTGGAAATCTTTCTATTGATGATTTGCTTATGTCAAGACAAGAAcgtaaaaagattaaaaaagatttgagagataaacaaaaagaaaaaagaaatgctAAACTGAAGAAAGAAACCAAAGTGGAAAAAGAATCGGAGGACATAGATGGCCCTAACTATATTCAACATAATTTGGAAgtagaaaaaattaatgtagACAAAGCTTCAGAACATGACAGTAGTGATGATGCTGAGATAAgggaaaatgaaaaaaattctaGTGAGCctgatttaattgaaaaaggTAATTGTCACACCCATAGCTCAAATGATAATGATAGTGATGatggaaatataaatgtaaataatgatttagGGAAGTTTATCATACCTCCACCTGATGATACTGATATgagtgaaaatgaaaatatttctagTGAGCCTAATCTAATAATTGAAGAAGGTAATTCTCCAGCCCATAGCTCGAGCTATATTAATAGTGACGATGGCAAAATGGATGTAGGAAAGTTTATCAGACCTCCTCCTGATGAAGGCAGTATTCAAAGTGCCCAAAATAATCATTCAATGATAGGAAACAAGGTAATCCAAGAAAAAAGTTACCCCAAAACTCAAgatagaaaactaaaattagaTAAACGAAAggagaataaaaacaaaaatatcaatgagaaaatattaaataggaattttaagaaaaaaacagaAGATATGCCACAAGTAGTTAAAGTCGTTGATCCCTTCTTTGTTACATCAACGGGAGATAACTATCTATCTCTTGCTGAGCCTAGAGCACCAGATGAAATTAAAGAAGTACATAAGCAAGGGAATAGACAATATAGAAGGGCAGTTATGTTTGGACATGTTCCTAAAATCAAACCGAAAaagaataattatgaaaagtttaatcaaaacaattctaaatttaagcaAAATGGTTTTATTGACACAACAAGTGACAgtcaatttaatagaaaaggtaaatcatttaataatattgttaatgaaagtaataaaattgaagaaaAACCAGAGAAATTACATCCATCATGGGAAGCaaagaaaaaacattcaaCAATAGTACCTTTCCAAGgtaagaaaattgtttttaatgatagttaa